Within Desulfobacter sp., the genomic segment TCCGGATGATCACCGGGATTTCAAGGCCGATGAGAATGCCGATCAGAGAGACGAATAAATAAAGTACCAGACTGTAGTGGGCCGTATACCCGTAGGAAAGGTAGGTGAGGCTGGGGGAAAAGCCCCCGGCCAGTGCCAGTGAAATCTCAATGGCGATGAAAGCCTGGATGAGCCGCCGTTTGGGGATCTGGGCCTGGATCAGGCTGCCGAAGCCCATCCAGAACATCATCAGCCCGATAACCATGGCCCATTGTTCAAAGGCGTTGCCCAGGATCATGGAGGCCAGGCTGGCCTGGATATATTCAAGTATGATGCCGCAGGCCCCGGATGCGAACATGCAGGCACAGAGCAGGGCCGAGGCAAAGTTGAATTTCGGTGCAGGGGCCGTCCGCACCCCGCCGCCGGTTTCAGGGGGCAGCGGGGCGGACGGTGTGGGATCAGATGGCATAGGCAATGATCACGGCAACGGCGATGATGGCACTTTCCACCACCACCAGGGCGGCCACATTCTGGTCGGTCTTGATTTCAGTGGCCAGGTTGGTGGTGGGCAGAAGCACCCGGTCCACCAGGCTTCTGAATCCTAAAAGCAGGACCATGCCGAAGACGGTGTACAGGGCAAATCCCCCCAGGTCGCTGGCCCATCCGGTAAAGGGGCCGGCGAGGCACGACATGAGAATGATGCCCATGGCAATGAGAATGCCCCCCAGGCCGATGCCGGCGGCCAGGTTGTTCTTTTTGATCTCATCCCGGACATTAAAGGGGGTGACCAGTTCATAGAGCAGGCCGAAAACCAGGAGGACGATCTGGCCAAGAACGAAAAAGATGATGGCGGAGAACAGGGACTGGAAAAAGGTGCCCCCGCCCCCGGAAAGGCTGCCGTTGAGGATAAACCCCGTGGCCATGTACATCCCCGCCTCCACCATGCCCAGGGCCGTATTGCCGGAGACGGTGCGGCCGTCGGGCAGGGAAAATTCCCTGATGCATTCGGCGTCGTTGTCCATATGGCCCATCATGATTAAATCGTTGATGAACCTGGAGGAAAAAAGGAGGCCGATGATGAGCAGGCCGTCCACCAGCAGGTGGAAGATATCCAGCCAGAATCCGGAACTGCCGCCGGAAAGGGCGCCTGCCATGGCAATGGCCAGGCCCAGATAAAGGCCGGCCCGGCGGAGGCCTACGGCCACGTTGCCGTCGTCTATGTGGCGGTCGTCGTCAAAGTCTTTTGTCCGCCAGTCGTCCAGCCGTTTGGCCAGGAAGATGAACAGAATCCCCACCAGGGCAAAGCAGGTTCCCTGAACCAGGTTGATGAATGTGTCGGTGATGGTCATTATTATATCTCCCTAAAAGTATAGTGTCCTATTTGCCTTTACCCTTGGGGCCGCCGCCCCGCAGTGATGCGCCGCGCACCGATGCCGGCCCGGATTTGAATCCCCCGGTCCGGGCAAAGGTGGTGTTCTGGTACCGGGGCGTTTTTTTGATTTTGGTTCCCCGGGTGCCGAAGATGGGTTTGCCGGATTTGTTTTTGCCGTAGTAGGGCTTTTTATAGCGGTAGCCCGTGTGCCACCGGTTCCAACTGCCGTAGTGGTAGTAATAGGGCGGGAAAAAGAAGAGATTGGAAAAAAAGGCGTACCGGCCGTACCAGGACCAGAAGTTTTCCCCGTTTTCATCCTTTTTCCACTCCCCGTAGGCGGGATTCCCCACATAGGCCATGCCCGGGGGGGCGGCCTGGGTATCCGGTTCAAACTCCCCGTATGGTTTGGAGAGGACGGCCATGCCGAGGTTGTCCAGGTTCTGGTCGAAAAAAGAAGGGTTGACCTTGACCCAGTCGGTTTCAGCGGTTTCCCCGTTGCTTTCCTGGACGTACTTATGGAAGTATTCGGCGTCGGCCTTTTCAATCCAGAAACTGGCCGCGTTATGGTTCATGTGGCCGGGCCAGTTTTCCGTCGGGTTGATGTTCAGGGCGGTCCAGGCGTTGCCGATGTGGTTTTTCAGGGACACCCGGCCGTATACCGGGATGAGTTCTGCGATATTCTCCAGATTGGATTCTGTCAGGGTCTGGAAGACGGCAGGGGTGACCTGGCGCCTGAAGGTGGCGAACCCCGGCCGGTAATTGTCGGAATTTTCATTCCATGATTCCCGCTTCACCGTGACGTAATAGTCCACCTTCATGTCCTGGAGCACCTTGGTGTAGCTTTGGTAAAGCTGATCCAGGTCCTCTTTCATTTTGGGAACCAGGGTGTCCAGGTCCTTGCGGTCTTTTTCAATGCCGTCGGCACTGTCGATGAACGCCGCGTAGTCCACGGGTTTGGCGGCAGTGAAATTCTGGTATTCTTTTTCCAGGGTGTCCAGGCGGGCCCGGGTGTTGCTCTGGATTTTTGAAAAGGGGGCGAACCGGTGGTCTATTTTTGACAGGTTGTCCGGGAATTTTTTCCTGGCTTCGGCCACGGGGCCTTCATCCAGTGTCTTTATTTTTTCCAGGATTGACCTGCCGGCATCTCCGCCACTGACATAAAAAGACTGGGGGCCGTCCATGGCGGCACGGATCCGGTCCATGCGGGCAAAGGGGCTGTCAGCCTGGTCTTTGGCCTCCTGGAGCACCTTGTTGATCCGGTTGATCTGCACCCTGGCCTGGACCTCGCCCTGGGGATCATTTTTTTTCATAATGGGGGCAAGTTCGCTGTCAAACAGCCCCCTGGCCCGTGACAGAATTACTTTGGCCCGGCCAAACCCGCCGGCCCAGTTCTCTTTGGCCGCATACCCGGCCATGGGCTTGAAGTCTGCAGACGAAACCAGACGGTCGAATTTTTCTTTCTGGGTCTGGATAAATTTCTCAGTGGTTTTCAGTCGCTTTTCAACAGCCTTGCTGTCTTCTTTGACGGCGTCGGACATGCCGCCCCCGCATCCGGCCAGGGTCAGAAGGAGCAGAACCGCCGCCAAAAGGGCTGCCAGTTCCGCCCTTTTGCCGTTTCTATGGGGTAGTGGTCTCATTCACGGGTCCTCCTTTGGCAATGATGGTGATATCCCCGGGGATAATGGGTTTGGACACGTAGATCCGGTATTCTTCCTTTGACGACCCTTTCCACTCCTCAATGGTGATGGAAAGGGTGCCGGACTCGTCCTCGAATTCGTACATGTGAACCTGCTCTTCTTTGCCGCCCCGTCTGTACACGGCGGCCCAGTCGTCTTCATAGTAAAATTTCTCACCGGCATAGACAACGGCGTCTTCGTCATCCACGATCTGGTCCAGGTCGTCCTCGTCAATGGTCTGCCCTTCTTCATCGGTGAGCCGCCGGAAGTTGATCCGGTCCAGGGTCACCGATATTTCCAGTTCGTCATCATATTCCCATTCGAAATGGCCGGTGGCGCCGGTGGTCAGACTGAGACAGGTCAGTTCCGTCATGGTGTAATCCTGGGGGACGGCAAAGTCTTCGGACATTTCCTGGTAGATGTTTTTTTCCATTACATAGTAGGTGTCGCCCAGGTAGGTGAAAAAAGTTCCTTCTTCCGCGTCCATGAGGGTGAGGGCGGATGCCTCCGCCTCGGTGACAAGCCTGTCCGCATCCAGGGTCCGGACCAGGGAAAAGCGCTTGTCAAAGGATTTTTGGTCGGCCGCATTGATCATAAATCGTCTCCTGTTGTTTAGGCATCCTGGCGTCTTGTCGTCAGGGCGTCGGTGCGGGCCCTGAATTTTTCATTCATCTGCCCCAGGGCCGTGGAACTCTGGGAGGCGATTGAGATGGTCTCCCTGCAGATCTGGGCATAGGCGTCAAAGGCCTGCTCATAGGTATTGCAGGCCTCTTCCAGGGCCTGGATGTTTACGGTCATGCTCTGGCTCATTTTGGCCCCCTTGACGGCGGCATCCCCGATGACCTTGGCCGTGTCCGTCATGGTTTCTGCGGCCGCCTGCTGAACCATATCCAGGTGGCGCAGGGTTTCCATCTGCTGTTCCGCTGCCACCCTGACGGCCAGGGCGTTTTTCACGGCCGTGGACAGGATCATGTCCGTCCGCTGGACCAGGCGCTGGACCAGGTGGGAGTTTCTCACCATCATTTCCCCGCCGAACCGGGTCTGCAGGTTGGAGTTGTCAATGGTCTGCAGGTCTACCACGGCCATGGCCAGGTCCGAGGTCAGGGTGGTCAGGGCCTCTTTAATCCGGTGATCCTCCACGGTCTGCATGTGGTCCATGAGTTTTTCCCAGATCACCTGGCCCAGGTAAATCTGTTCCTGGAGCCGGGGCTGGATTTCCTTGAGGGTGTCGCATATCTGGGCCAGTTCCGCTGCATCAAAGGCCACCTGGTCGGCGTCCCTTCGCAAATGGTCCCGGATGCCGTCGATGGTGGAGTTCACGGTTTCCCGTCGTTCGGCAATGATTTTGAGGACCTCGTCTCCCTTGGGGAGGCGGTTGACGGTTCGGGTGAACAGGCCCAGCATTTTCTGGGGCAGGGGCATTTCGGTTCTGGACACCATGGTGGGGTTGACCTTGTCCAGCTCGGTTTTTATGGCCAGTATATTTTTGCCCACGGGAGAACTGTCGTCCGATGCCACGTTTTTCAGCACCGATCCCATTTTCCGGTCATAGAGGGAGACCTGGGACTGGGTCTGTTCCATGATTTCCCGGCCCAGGGAAAATACGAAATTCCCCAACTGCCAGTCCGAGGGCTCTGCCTTTACCTTTTCCACAAAGGCTTCTGCCTCGGCTTCAACGGCCTGAATATCCTCCACGGTCAGGTGTTTGGGCTGTACCGGTACCAGCTGGGAGGGGGCCTGGACCGGGGTCAGTGCACCCTGGCCGCCGGCTTCCTGGACTTCGGCCAGCACCGGCGCTTTGGACTGCTGGGCAACTTTTTCAAGTTCCTGGGATAAACTGGTCATTTTTTTCTCCTAAAATTTTATGAAAATTTGCCCGCAAGGAAATGGGCCATGGTTTTGAATTCTGCTGTTTCATTTTTTTCCACGATTTCCCGTGCACGGCGGCTGACATCGTGGAGGTTGTTGATGGTTTCTTCAAACGCCTTGAACTGGTTTTCCCGGCTCTCCAGGGAGAGGTCGAGGAATTCCTTTACCGTGTTGTAAAGGTGGGCACTTCCGATTTTTTTCAGCTCATAGGTGAGGGTTTCCCCGGGATACCGTTCCATCATGGCCGGGATTACGGATTTGAGGTCGTCGATGATTTCTTCGATGTAAAGAATCATGTTTTGCTGGAACTGCCCGTCTTTCCGGATCATGAGGTTCAGTTTGAGCAGGCTGTCCAGGATTTTGGTAAATTCAACCTCTGGAGAATCTGTCCTGGGGGGAGGCGGCGGTTGGAGGTCAGACTCTTTGGCCTTGAATCCCTTATCCCTCATGTTTCTCATGAGCAGTCCGAATCCGATGACTGAGGCAAGGAAAATGGTCACGATAATAATGGTGGTCATGGAAGTAGTCCCTTGTAGTGTTTATATTCAAGAATAACCTATGAAAAATAATGCACCCGGCCCGTTTTTACAAGGGGCCTGATCTGTTAATTTCTGTAACAGGATTACAGAAAAATGTGTAAATTTCAAGGCCGGCGGGGTATTGCCCGGCTTTGCGACTTGACTTTGCCTTCTTAATGTTTACTTATTGCCAAGTACATCAACCATACCCCGGTATAATTGACAGATCACCAGGAGAAAAAATATGGAAAAAATCAGAATATGGGCAAGATGTGTGCTTTTGCTCACGGCAGTGGCCGTGATTGCAGCCGGCTGCGGCCCCAGCCGGTCCGGAAACGTCTATACCAGCGACCAGGCCCTGAAGGCCCATACCTTTGTGGCCGGCACCGTACAATCGGTGAAAGCCGTGACCATTGAGTCGGGCAAGGATCCTGCTGCAGGTGCGGCCATCGGCGGCGTGACGGGCGGGGTGCTCGGGAACACCATCGGCAGCGGGTCCGGAAGAACCGTTGCCACCGTGGCCGGCGCCCTTGCCGGTGCGGCTGCCGGTGCCTTGGCCGAGAAACAGATGAAAACCAAACCGGGCCTGGAAATTGTGGTGGACCAGGATAACGGCCAGAGCATTGTGGTGGTCCAGGAGGCGGATGTCCAGATTGTCCCCGGCGACCGGGTCCGGGTGATTACCTCGCCTGACGGCACCACCCGGGTTTCCAAATAGTATTTGACCGAAAACTCACTCATCTGCCGCGTTGCTTCACAAAGCTGCCAAATTATAAATCGGGCCTCACCTGCTCCAGTAGGCTCCGGTTTCAGTTTTGCTTGGGGCTGCCCTTTAGGGGACGCATTGCATCTGGGCAAGTTTTAGGTATAAAATATAGGTATTTTAGACAGATGAAAGATAAGAATTAAGGTATTTATCAGGGATAATTTATGAAGAAGAACATTGCAGTAAACGATAAGATCAGAAACGTAGCCATCATTGCCCATGTCGACCATGGGAAGACAACCCTGGTGGATGCCATGTTTAAAC encodes:
- a CDS encoding DUF4178 domain-containing protein, translated to MINAADQKSFDKRFSLVRTLDADRLVTEAEASALTLMDAEEGTFFTYLGDTYYVMEKNIYQEMSEDFAVPQDYTMTELTCLSLTTGATGHFEWEYDDELEISVTLDRINFRRLTDEEGQTIDEDDLDQIVDDEDAVVYAGEKFYYEDDWAAVYRRGGKEEQVHMYEFEDESGTLSITIEEWKGSSKEEYRIYVSKPIIPGDITIIAKGGPVNETTTP
- a CDS encoding glycine zipper 2TM domain-containing protein; this encodes MEKIRIWARCVLLLTAVAVIAAGCGPSRSGNVYTSDQALKAHTFVAGTVQSVKAVTIESGKDPAAGAAIGGVTGGVLGNTIGSGSGRTVATVAGALAGAAAGALAEKQMKTKPGLEIVVDQDNGQSIVVVQEADVQIVPGDRVRVITSPDGTTRVSK
- a CDS encoding DUF350 domain-containing protein codes for the protein MTITDTFINLVQGTCFALVGILFIFLAKRLDDWRTKDFDDDRHIDDGNVAVGLRRAGLYLGLAIAMAGALSGGSSGFWLDIFHLLVDGLLIIGLLFSSRFINDLIMMGHMDNDAECIREFSLPDGRTVSGNTALGMVEAGMYMATGFILNGSLSGGGGTFFQSLFSAIIFFVLGQIVLLVFGLLYELVTPFNVRDEIKKNNLAAGIGLGGILIAMGIILMSCLAGPFTGWASDLGGFALYTVFGMVLLLGFRSLVDRVLLPTTNLATEIKTDQNVAALVVVESAIIAVAVIIAYAI
- a CDS encoding toxic anion resistance protein codes for the protein MTSLSQELEKVAQQSKAPVLAEVQEAGGQGALTPVQAPSQLVPVQPKHLTVEDIQAVEAEAEAFVEKVKAEPSDWQLGNFVFSLGREIMEQTQSQVSLYDRKMGSVLKNVASDDSSPVGKNILAIKTELDKVNPTMVSRTEMPLPQKMLGLFTRTVNRLPKGDEVLKIIAERRETVNSTIDGIRDHLRRDADQVAFDAAELAQICDTLKEIQPRLQEQIYLGQVIWEKLMDHMQTVEDHRIKEALTTLTSDLAMAVVDLQTIDNSNLQTRFGGEMMVRNSHLVQRLVQRTDMILSTAVKNALAVRVAAEQQMETLRHLDMVQQAAAETMTDTAKVIGDAAVKGAKMSQSMTVNIQALEEACNTYEQAFDAYAQICRETISIASQSSTALGQMNEKFRARTDALTTRRQDA